In Actinoplanes derwentensis, the following proteins share a genomic window:
- a CDS encoding HelD family protein, producing MLSLELLYLQRVRDALAWMLDHARMRVTTGEQIAGDRYTAETLGRMLKSHAKELASEPDGPPYFGRMDYDDHRYYIGRRRITDATGAALVIDWRAPVSARFYQAGARNPLGVTARRRYGWTMTVPAQLTGFEDEDLLREYAEPSRLLTEEIERPRVGPMRDIVATIQPDQDELVRTALNRSLCIQGGPGTGKTAVGLHRAAYLLYTHREQLKRTGVLIVGPNPAFLRHIAAVLPALGEIDIRQRTLSDLLGTPQLADDPAADTVKHDPRMAAVLAAAIRATISAPIGDLVVPDGSVRLRVPEADLARLAGRIRAENLPHELGRERLRARITGLLARQIESRGESTGYAWTQRISRCKPVKAVLDQVWPKVRPDDLLATLLSDPATLARAADGILTAAEQATIRRPRRSRRWSAADLVLLDEIAGLIDHPESFGHIVVDEAQDLSPMECRVIARRNRHGSLTVLGDLAQGTSGWAAADWPAQMAHLGRPDAPITALTRGFRVPAVVLNYANRLLPALGVSVPATTSVRADGSLTVDEIPDVATAVRAALTYEGSIAVIATESRLATINPDIIDVRVTLLPAHLAKGLEFDHVIVVNPQEIIDAEPRGQNRLYVALTRAVSRLDVLSVL from the coding sequence ATGCTCTCCCTCGAACTCCTCTACCTGCAACGGGTTCGCGACGCCCTGGCCTGGATGCTCGACCACGCCCGGATGCGGGTCACCACCGGCGAACAGATCGCCGGGGACCGGTACACCGCCGAAACCCTCGGCCGGATGTTGAAGAGCCACGCGAAGGAACTAGCCTCCGAGCCGGACGGCCCGCCGTACTTCGGGCGGATGGACTACGACGACCATCGCTACTACATCGGCCGCCGCCGGATCACCGACGCGACCGGGGCCGCCCTGGTCATCGACTGGCGGGCGCCGGTGTCGGCCCGGTTCTACCAGGCCGGCGCCCGGAACCCGCTCGGTGTCACCGCCCGGCGACGTTACGGCTGGACCATGACCGTTCCGGCCCAGCTGACCGGGTTCGAGGACGAGGACCTGCTGCGGGAGTACGCGGAACCGAGCCGCCTGCTGACCGAGGAGATCGAACGGCCCCGCGTCGGCCCGATGCGCGACATCGTCGCCACCATCCAGCCCGACCAGGACGAACTGGTCCGCACCGCACTGAACCGTTCGCTGTGCATCCAGGGCGGCCCCGGCACCGGGAAGACCGCGGTCGGCCTGCACCGCGCCGCCTATCTGCTCTACACCCATCGTGAGCAGCTGAAACGTACCGGCGTGCTGATCGTCGGCCCGAACCCGGCGTTCCTGCGTCACATCGCCGCGGTGCTACCCGCCCTCGGCGAGATCGACATCCGGCAGCGCACTCTCAGCGACCTGCTCGGCACCCCGCAGCTCGCCGACGACCCCGCTGCCGACACCGTCAAACACGACCCGCGGATGGCCGCGGTGCTGGCCGCCGCGATCCGCGCGACCATCAGCGCGCCGATCGGTGACCTCGTCGTACCGGATGGCTCGGTCCGCCTGCGCGTCCCCGAAGCAGACCTGGCCCGGCTGGCCGGCCGGATCCGCGCCGAGAACCTCCCGCACGAGCTGGGCCGCGAACGCCTGCGGGCCCGCATCACCGGCCTGCTGGCCCGGCAGATCGAAAGCCGCGGCGAGAGCACCGGCTACGCCTGGACCCAGCGGATCAGCCGCTGCAAACCGGTCAAGGCGGTCCTCGACCAGGTGTGGCCGAAAGTGCGCCCGGACGACCTGCTGGCCACCCTGCTGAGCGACCCCGCAACCCTGGCCCGTGCCGCCGACGGCATCCTGACCGCCGCCGAACAGGCCACGATCCGCCGTCCGCGCCGCTCCCGCCGCTGGTCGGCCGCCGACCTGGTGCTGCTCGACGAGATCGCCGGCCTGATCGACCACCCGGAGTCCTTCGGCCACATCGTGGTCGACGAGGCCCAGGACCTGTCCCCGATGGAGTGCCGGGTGATCGCCCGCCGTAACCGCCACGGATCACTGACCGTGCTGGGCGACCTGGCCCAGGGCACCAGCGGATGGGCCGCCGCCGACTGGCCCGCCCAGATGGCCCATCTCGGCCGTCCCGATGCCCCGATCACGGCTCTGACCAGAGGTTTCCGGGTCCCCGCCGTGGTCCTGAACTACGCGAACCGCCTACTACCCGCCCTGGGCGTCTCGGTCCCGGCGACCACGTCGGTCCGCGCCGACGGTTCACTGACGGTCGACGAGATCCCCGACGTGGCGACGGCAGTACGCGCCGCCCTCACCTACGAGGGTTCGATCGCCGTGATCGCCACCGAATCCCGCCTGGCGACCATCAACCCCGACATCATTGACGTACGGGTGACGCTGCTCCCCGCCCACCTGGCCAAAGGCCTGGAGTTCGACCACGTGATCGTCGTGAACCCGCAGGAGATCATCGACGCCGAGCCCCGAGGCCAGAACCGCCTGTACGTGGCCCTGACCCGAGCCGTCTCCCGCCTGGACGTCCTGTCCGTCCTTTAG
- a CDS encoding heme-binding protein, whose translation MTSPADIERLELEGRHLEAARTGDPDLGPFQLLPGTWANKPGLPGRGWNMIALPFAPPPGVGGPPFRLLVNQFDEELKFQLVDKAVPNRGVDLNGPVNTDQLIVTLDYEQAIAQIAADDFPQSGLAGQPGLAIHHEPGLLLNMTNQTGDGPTIARLATIPHGDAVLAMGGVRTVDGPPVIPTVNALPIGVSQDLENSRYLAAYKHFHDNLFQGLFDPTDPTALLTAANQGLNIVRTTVLEFDSTVEHGGINNIPFVVRQANASEMKATFFIQEIQEEDGSIRLRLQYVQVVQLDFFARADGGPGRIKWPHVSINTMEKVTERVDTSSYARMPGQGAI comes from the coding sequence GTGACCAGTCCCGCTGACATCGAACGCCTCGAACTTGAAGGACGCCACCTCGAGGCCGCCCGCACCGGCGACCCCGACCTCGGCCCCTTCCAGCTGCTGCCCGGTACCTGGGCGAACAAGCCCGGTCTGCCCGGCCGTGGCTGGAACATGATCGCGTTGCCGTTCGCACCACCTCCCGGCGTGGGCGGACCCCCGTTCCGGCTACTGGTGAACCAGTTCGACGAAGAGCTCAAGTTCCAGCTCGTCGACAAGGCCGTCCCCAACCGCGGCGTCGACCTGAACGGGCCGGTCAACACCGACCAGCTGATCGTCACCCTCGACTACGAGCAGGCCATCGCGCAGATCGCCGCCGACGACTTCCCGCAGAGCGGACTGGCCGGCCAGCCCGGCCTGGCGATCCACCACGAACCCGGCCTGCTGCTGAACATGACCAACCAGACCGGCGACGGCCCCACCATCGCCCGGCTGGCGACCATCCCGCACGGTGACGCCGTCCTGGCCATGGGCGGTGTCCGGACGGTCGACGGTCCCCCGGTCATCCCGACGGTGAACGCGCTGCCCATCGGCGTCAGCCAGGACCTCGAGAACAGCCGCTACCTGGCGGCGTACAAGCACTTCCACGACAACCTGTTCCAGGGCCTGTTCGACCCGACCGACCCGACGGCGCTGCTCACCGCCGCGAACCAGGGCCTGAACATCGTCCGGACCACCGTGCTGGAGTTCGACTCCACGGTCGAGCACGGCGGCATCAACAACATCCCGTTCGTGGTCCGGCAGGCCAACGCCTCGGAGATGAAGGCGACGTTCTTCATTCAGGAGATCCAGGAAGAGGACGGCAGCATCCGGCTGCGCCTGCAGTACGTGCAGGTGGTCCAGCTCGACTTCTTCGCCCGCGCCGACGGTGGCCCGGGCCGGATCAAGTGGCCGCACGTCAGCATCAACACCATGGAGAAGGTCACCGAGCGGGTCGACACCTCGTCATACGCCCGGATGCCCGGCCAGGGTGCGATCTGA
- a CDS encoding ABC transporter ATP-binding protein, producing the protein MHDTHVLRDGRIVAEPLRGLGLGTRVRIVDLLVSLCAERDLTILLVSHDLGVVTELCAHTAVLEHGRLVEQGNTDAVLGAPAHPYTRKLLSSVPRLP; encoded by the coding sequence GTGCACGACACACACGTGCTGCGCGACGGCCGGATCGTCGCCGAACCCCTCCGTGGCCTGGGCCTGGGCACCCGGGTGCGGATCGTCGACCTGCTGGTGTCGCTGTGCGCCGAACGGGACCTGACGATCCTGCTGGTCTCGCACGACCTGGGCGTGGTCACCGAACTGTGCGCCCACACCGCCGTCCTGGAACACGGCCGTCTCGTCGAACAGGGCAACACCGACGCCGTGCTCGGCGCGCCTGCCCACCCGTACACCAGGAAGTTGCTCTCCAGCGTCCCCCGTCTGCCGTAA
- a CDS encoding TetR/AcrR family transcriptional regulator produces MPRIRGASIGEHHEMVWADLAEAMRQLLLERDYDSINMGHIAARAGLARNTLYNYGRDQAALVLALTQRVGRPTVERVATIAARSTDPAAERMREIVEAVLAAFQDPVLQLMFRPGLGLPSVDVPKGPDSPFHTIVVEVENVVRDGVERGEFRDVGDVHLAVELLSGVMRAGAERIGRDPATYAPTVDAARELILASLDRRAGQA; encoded by the coding sequence ATGCCGCGGATCCGGGGAGCCAGCATCGGGGAACATCACGAGATGGTCTGGGCCGATCTCGCCGAGGCGATGCGGCAACTACTGCTCGAACGCGACTACGACTCGATCAACATGGGACACATCGCGGCCCGGGCCGGGCTCGCCCGCAACACGCTGTACAACTACGGCCGCGACCAGGCAGCGCTGGTTCTGGCATTGACCCAGCGGGTGGGCCGGCCCACGGTCGAGCGGGTGGCCACGATCGCCGCGCGTTCCACCGACCCGGCCGCGGAGCGGATGCGGGAGATCGTCGAGGCGGTTCTGGCCGCGTTCCAGGACCCGGTCCTGCAGTTGATGTTCCGGCCCGGCCTCGGTCTGCCGTCCGTCGACGTGCCGAAGGGGCCGGACAGCCCGTTCCACACGATCGTCGTCGAGGTCGAGAACGTGGTCCGGGACGGCGTCGAACGCGGCGAGTTCCGCGACGTCGGCGACGTGCACCTGGCGGTGGAGCTGCTTTCCGGTGTCATGCGGGCGGGCGCGGAACGTATCGGCCGGGACCCGGCCACCTATGCACCCACCGTCGATGCCGCCCGGGAACTCATCCTCGCCTCTCTCGACCGCCGCGCAGGACAGGCGTAA
- a CDS encoding SDR family NAD(P)-dependent oxidoreductase, giving the protein MQKLIVVTGASTGMGASTARELARQGFHVLAGVRRDADADAIRATGVEPVILDITRAEQIAALAARVGADPRPLHALVNNAGIQVNAPVEALPMEQWRWVFEVNLFGHIAVTQALLPALLDGKGRVVNISSIGGKAAMPTYGAYAGAKFALEAVSDSLRREVASLGVPVVVVEPGGVRTKMAARGVATANRLATEMTPEQDARYGGLVQAINTLMETGTASGVTADAAARVIAKVVTARRPRTRYTIGRDAALIIGLTRLLSDRLLDRVIAANLRRHYPKVVTG; this is encoded by the coding sequence ATGCAGAAGCTGATCGTGGTCACCGGTGCTTCCACCGGTATGGGTGCCTCAACCGCTCGGGAACTGGCGCGCCAGGGATTTCATGTTCTGGCCGGCGTGCGACGGGACGCCGACGCCGACGCCATCCGTGCGACCGGCGTCGAGCCGGTCATCCTCGACATCACCAGAGCCGAGCAGATCGCGGCGCTCGCCGCCCGGGTCGGTGCAGACCCGCGTCCGCTGCACGCCCTCGTCAACAACGCGGGCATCCAGGTGAACGCGCCGGTCGAAGCACTGCCGATGGAGCAGTGGCGGTGGGTGTTCGAGGTCAACCTGTTCGGCCACATCGCCGTCACCCAGGCGCTGCTGCCCGCGCTGCTGGACGGTAAGGGCCGCGTGGTCAACATCAGTTCGATCGGGGGCAAGGCCGCCATGCCGACCTACGGGGCGTACGCCGGTGCGAAGTTCGCCTTGGAGGCGGTGAGCGACTCGCTGCGGCGGGAGGTCGCGTCGCTGGGTGTACCGGTGGTGGTGGTCGAGCCCGGTGGCGTCCGTACGAAGATGGCCGCCCGTGGGGTCGCCACGGCGAACCGGCTGGCGACCGAGATGACGCCGGAGCAGGACGCCCGTTACGGCGGCCTGGTCCAGGCGATCAACACGTTGATGGAGACGGGTACGGCTTCGGGTGTGACCGCCGACGCCGCCGCCCGGGTCATCGCGAAGGTCGTGACGGCCCGCAGGCCGCGTACCCGTTACACCATCGGCCGGGACGCTGCCCTGATCATCGGCCTGACCCGGCTGCTCTCCGACCGGCTGCTGGACCGCGTCATCGCCGCCAATCTGCGCCGCCACTACCCGAAGGTGGTCACCGGATGA
- a CDS encoding MFS transporter, whose translation MTRHSGPPVPADVGVGGHPPSPPGNRVLVAALAITQTIGYGALYYCFAVFLTPIAADLTTSVTAVTGAYTASVLASAVLAVPIGRWLDRRGGRALMTGGSLLGTLLLVSLSRVDELWQLYVVQIGIGVASAASLYEAAFAVIIAWHRPRHRSAALLALTVVAGFASTIFLPLAGWLADQHGWRTALLILAAVHAVTVPLHAVVVRRPPGISRDPGRQHGDSGAHALRAALTDRGFWLLAAGFTAHTAAISAYTVLLIAALIGWGHPPAFAAAIAGLLGVLSVTGRLVTTGLQRRYRTTTITAVVFAVQAAAALLLPILGDTTGGAIVAVVAFGFGFGVATIAKPVILAERYDTRRYATLAGVLVVPMTLVKAGSPLGAAVLRTATGSYTPVLVAVAVCCGVAAVALAASSRPALSATGDTSADAPVTGPTD comes from the coding sequence GTGACCCGGCACTCCGGCCCGCCGGTGCCCGCCGACGTGGGCGTCGGCGGGCATCCGCCGTCACCACCGGGCAATCGGGTGCTCGTGGCCGCGCTGGCGATCACCCAGACGATCGGCTACGGCGCCCTCTACTACTGTTTCGCGGTCTTCCTCACCCCGATCGCCGCCGACCTGACCACCTCCGTCACCGCCGTGACCGGCGCGTACACCGCCTCCGTCCTGGCCTCCGCCGTGCTGGCCGTGCCGATCGGGCGCTGGCTGGACCGGCGCGGCGGCCGGGCGCTGATGACCGGCGGCTCACTACTGGGCACCCTGCTGCTGGTGAGCTTGTCGCGGGTCGACGAGCTGTGGCAGCTGTACGTGGTCCAGATCGGCATCGGCGTAGCCTCGGCGGCCAGCCTCTACGAGGCCGCGTTCGCGGTGATCATCGCCTGGCACCGGCCACGGCACCGGTCGGCGGCGCTGCTGGCGCTGACCGTGGTCGCCGGATTCGCCAGCACCATCTTCCTGCCACTGGCCGGCTGGCTCGCCGACCAGCACGGCTGGCGCACCGCCCTGCTGATTCTCGCCGCCGTCCACGCCGTCACCGTGCCCCTGCACGCCGTGGTCGTGCGCCGGCCGCCGGGCATCAGCCGCGACCCCGGCCGGCAGCACGGCGACTCCGGTGCCCACGCCCTCCGTGCCGCGCTGACCGACCGCGGATTCTGGCTGCTCGCCGCCGGATTCACCGCCCACACCGCGGCGATCAGCGCCTACACCGTCCTGCTGATCGCCGCCCTGATCGGCTGGGGCCATCCGCCCGCCTTCGCCGCCGCCATCGCCGGACTGCTCGGCGTGCTCTCCGTCACCGGGCGGCTGGTCACCACCGGCCTGCAACGGCGCTACCGCACCACCACGATCACCGCCGTGGTCTTCGCCGTCCAGGCAGCCGCGGCACTGCTGCTCCCGATCCTCGGGGACACCACCGGCGGAGCGATCGTGGCGGTCGTCGCGTTCGGCTTCGGCTTCGGTGTCGCCACCATCGCCAAACCGGTCATCCTCGCCGAACGCTACGACACACGCCGCTACGCCACCCTCGCCGGCGTACTCGTAGTGCCGATGACCCTGGTCAAAGCCGGTTCCCCGTTGGGCGCCGCCGTCCTGCGCACCGCCACCGGCTCGTACACGCCGGTCCTCGTCGCCGTCGCCGTCTGCTGTGGTGTCGCTGCCGTAGCCCTTGCCGCCAGCTCACGCCCGGCGCTGTCAGCGACGGGCGACACGAGTGCCGATGCGCCGGTAACCGGCCCGACCGACTGA
- a CDS encoding oxidoreductase: MSSPLAVVTGANSGLGLVTATELARRGTRVVLAVRNVAAGQEVARRIGGDTEVRELDLASQASVRTFAEKLTADHPTVDLLINNAGAVLLGPRRTSVDGFELMLATNMLGHFALTGLLLPHVTERVVNLSSVTHKPAKLNFDDLMYERNYRGNSAYGRSKLASTVFGIELDRRLRAANSPVISVLAHPGMTRTNLTPRAWEHLGRRGRIIARLGLLATQPLEQGTQPQLRAATGHGVKGGQFFGPRGPFELFGEVTEVRPSREAADPAVGKRLWTAAEELTGVRYL; encoded by the coding sequence ATGAGCAGTCCCCTCGCCGTCGTGACCGGCGCGAACTCGGGCCTCGGCCTGGTCACCGCCACCGAACTGGCCCGCCGCGGCACCCGGGTGGTGCTGGCGGTCCGCAATGTCGCCGCTGGTCAGGAGGTGGCCCGGCGGATCGGCGGCGACACCGAGGTCCGCGAGCTGGACCTGGCGTCGCAAGCGTCGGTGCGCACGTTCGCCGAGAAGCTGACCGCCGACCATCCCACCGTCGACCTGCTGATCAACAACGCCGGCGCGGTCCTGCTCGGCCCGCGCCGGACTTCGGTCGACGGCTTCGAGCTGATGCTCGCCACCAACATGCTGGGCCACTTCGCCCTGACCGGCCTGCTGCTGCCGCACGTGACGGAGCGTGTGGTCAACCTGAGTTCGGTCACTCACAAACCCGCGAAACTGAACTTCGACGATCTGATGTACGAACGGAACTACCGTGGCAACTCCGCGTACGGCCGGTCGAAACTAGCCAGCACCGTCTTCGGCATCGAGCTGGACCGCCGCCTGCGCGCCGCGAACTCCCCGGTCATCAGTGTGCTGGCCCACCCCGGGATGACCCGCACCAACCTGACCCCGCGCGCCTGGGAACACCTCGGCCGGCGGGGCCGGATCATCGCACGGCTCGGCCTGCTGGCCACCCAGCCGCTGGAACAGGGCACCCAGCCGCAGCTACGGGCCGCGACGGGCCACGGCGTGAAGGGCGGCCAGTTCTTCGGCCCGCGCGGCCCGTTCGAGTTGTTCGGCGAGGTCACCGAGGTCCGTCCCAGTCGCGAGGCCGCCGACCCCGCCGTCGGCAAACGCCTGTGGACGGCGGCCGAGGAGCTGACCGGCGTCCGGTACCTGTAG
- a CDS encoding TetR family transcriptional regulator — MSLRERKKQRTHDAISGVAISLFLAHGFDRVSVADIAAAAEISKPTLFRYFRSKEELLLHRIADHQGEAARVVRDRAGGQSPVAALEAHFLDGLERRDPVTGLNDVPEVLAFHNLIFSTPSLAAGVAEYVARDEDALAAAIGGSLTGRLAAAQIIAVQRVLARENWSRLNRGETADEMYAEAVRQASAAYRTLQQGMGSDRTLAGHPGV, encoded by the coding sequence ATGTCCCTCCGCGAGCGCAAGAAGCAGCGCACCCACGACGCCATCTCCGGTGTCGCCATCTCGCTGTTCCTGGCCCACGGCTTCGACCGGGTCTCGGTCGCCGACATCGCGGCCGCCGCCGAGATCTCCAAACCGACGCTGTTCCGCTACTTCCGTTCCAAGGAGGAATTGCTGCTGCACCGGATCGCCGACCACCAGGGCGAGGCGGCCCGCGTCGTGCGGGACCGTGCCGGCGGGCAGTCGCCGGTGGCGGCGCTGGAGGCGCACTTCCTGGACGGGCTGGAGCGCCGGGATCCGGTGACCGGCCTCAACGACGTTCCCGAGGTGCTCGCCTTCCACAACCTGATCTTCAGCACGCCGAGTCTGGCCGCCGGAGTCGCCGAGTACGTCGCCCGCGACGAGGACGCCCTGGCCGCGGCGATCGGCGGTTCGCTGACCGGGCGGCTGGCCGCCGCGCAGATCATCGCCGTGCAGCGGGTGCTCGCCCGGGAGAACTGGAGCCGTCTCAACCGGGGAGAGACCGCCGACGAGATGTACGCCGAGGCGGTCCGGCAGGCGTCGGCCGCTTACCGGACCCTCCAGCAGGGGATGGGGTCAGATCGCACCCTGGCCGGGCATCCGGGCGTATGA
- a CDS encoding DUF4259 domain-containing protein encodes MGTWGSGNFDSDTAADHLSSLTARLVREIEDAMSGDPVELEADEYWGVAVPCNLEILNVLATQHWVGVTLPEAATVESWKATYLAAWDASIDDLEPSPEFKTQRRATLVSTFDQLTEAIRAK; translated from the coding sequence GTGGGTACCTGGGGCAGCGGCAACTTCGACAGCGACACGGCCGCGGATCATCTGTCGAGCCTGACCGCACGGCTGGTGCGCGAGATCGAGGACGCGATGTCCGGCGACCCGGTCGAACTGGAGGCCGACGAGTACTGGGGCGTCGCCGTCCCCTGCAACCTGGAGATCCTGAACGTCCTGGCCACCCAGCACTGGGTCGGCGTAACGCTGCCCGAGGCGGCGACGGTCGAGTCCTGGAAGGCGACCTACCTGGCCGCGTGGGACGCGAGCATCGACGATCTGGAGCCGAGCCCCGAGTTCAAAACCCAGAGACGAGCAACCCTTGTGAGTACGTTCGACCAGCTCACCGAGGCGATCCGCGCCAAATAG
- a CDS encoding GNAT family N-acetyltransferase yields the protein MTYQVRSLGPADQRLAWELGSLTFGYHERPMPPDWSSDTPGRRSLGVFDPDGRLVAKAVDREQGHWFGGRTVPASGVAGVAAAPELRGRGLGRLVLTRLLQDARERGAVISVLFDTTPAPYRALGWEEVGALTYYRVPTRVLAGIRPDKATTLRPAVPADIETVQEIYREVARAGTGMMERSGPTFATPPEQLLADYHGFTVAVDDGGTIVGYASWNRGPGYDAGGTVTVDDLIGLTPEATRTLLAMFGGWASVAPATLIRLGPTDPAWSLLARGDATPEAPQPWMLRVVDAPGAIAARGWPRHLTGEVDLELTDDVCPWNQGHHRLTLDGGHARLEPGGAGVVRLAARGLAAWYAGATPQQLRRGGFLTGGNADTDEVLRAAASGPAPTLHDYF from the coding sequence GTGACGTATCAGGTGCGGTCTCTCGGTCCCGCGGATCAACGGCTCGCGTGGGAGCTCGGGAGCCTGACGTTCGGGTACCACGAGCGGCCCATGCCGCCGGACTGGAGTTCGGACACCCCCGGCCGCCGGTCGCTGGGTGTCTTCGATCCGGACGGTCGGCTGGTCGCCAAGGCGGTGGATCGCGAGCAGGGCCACTGGTTCGGTGGCCGAACGGTGCCGGCCAGCGGCGTCGCGGGTGTCGCGGCCGCGCCGGAGTTGCGGGGGCGTGGTCTCGGCCGGCTCGTGCTGACCCGGCTGCTCCAGGATGCCCGGGAACGCGGTGCGGTGATCAGCGTGCTGTTCGACACCACCCCGGCTCCGTACCGGGCGCTGGGCTGGGAAGAAGTCGGGGCGCTGACCTACTACCGGGTGCCGACGCGGGTGCTGGCCGGGATCCGGCCGGACAAGGCGACGACGCTGCGGCCCGCGGTTCCTGCCGACATCGAGACTGTCCAGGAGATCTACCGGGAGGTCGCGCGAGCGGGCACCGGCATGATGGAACGCTCCGGGCCCACCTTCGCGACGCCGCCGGAACAACTGCTGGCCGACTATCACGGCTTCACCGTCGCCGTCGACGACGGCGGCACCATCGTCGGGTACGCCAGCTGGAACCGTGGCCCCGGCTACGACGCCGGTGGCACGGTGACCGTGGACGACCTGATCGGCCTGACACCCGAGGCGACACGCACGCTGCTGGCGATGTTCGGCGGCTGGGCCAGCGTCGCACCGGCGACACTGATCCGGCTCGGCCCCACCGACCCGGCCTGGTCGCTGCTGGCGCGCGGCGACGCCACCCCCGAGGCGCCGCAACCATGGATGCTGCGGGTCGTCGACGCGCCCGGCGCGATCGCCGCTCGCGGCTGGCCACGGCACCTGACCGGCGAAGTCGACCTGGAACTGACCGACGACGTCTGCCCCTGGAACCAGGGCCACCATCGGCTGACCCTCGACGGCGGGCACGCACGGCTGGAACCGGGTGGCGCGGGCGTCGTCCGGCTGGCAGCGCGCGGTCTGGCCGCCTGGTACGCGGGTGCGACGCCGCAGCAACTGCGCCGCGGCGGCTTCCTGACCGGTGGGAACGCCGACACCGACGAGGTGCTACGCGCTGCGGCCAGTGGCCCGGCCCCGACCCTGCACGACTACTTCTAA
- a CDS encoding NUDIX domain-containing protein — translation MGISSHLARLRAVIGHEMVQLPSVSVVVVDDCSRILLVRHAGDPAGWAVPGGAVDIGESPAQAAVREIREETGVQIGRPRLLDVLGGADFEVTYPNGDQVAYVTAVYQAGLVGGTPVPDYEEISEVGWFALSELPGVDLNRFTRALLRATGYLVT, via the coding sequence GTGGGTATCTCCTCGCATCTCGCTCGGCTGCGGGCGGTCATCGGCCACGAGATGGTGCAGTTGCCGTCGGTGTCGGTTGTCGTCGTCGACGATTGTTCGCGGATTCTGTTGGTGCGTCATGCCGGGGATCCGGCCGGGTGGGCGGTGCCCGGCGGGGCGGTCGACATCGGAGAGTCGCCGGCTCAGGCGGCCGTGCGGGAGATCCGGGAGGAGACCGGGGTCCAGATCGGGCGGCCGCGGCTGCTCGATGTGCTCGGTGGCGCCGACTTCGAGGTGACCTACCCCAACGGTGACCAGGTCGCCTACGTGACCGCCGTCTACCAGGCGGGCCTCGTCGGCGGGACGCCGGTCCCGGACTACGAGGAGATCAGCGAGGTGGGCTGGTTCGCGCTGTCGGAGCTTCCCGGTGTTGATCTCAACCGGTTCACCCGGGCGCTTCTGCGGGCCACCGGATACCTCGTCACCTGA
- a CDS encoding helix-turn-helix transcriptional regulator has protein sequence MNSTHPYARELGDFLRARRNRLRPRDVGLEPGGRRKVAGLRREELAMLAGLSTDYYQRMEQGREVRPSDDVLDSLASALALDEEERRHLFTLARAARKPVPATAGRTPERVPSSTSRMLRALHTPAVVLSRHLDVLDWNPMAEALLGSPADYPPDRLNMLLLMFEDTLTGDRGCPDWERQALEYIGMMRTAVATDPTHPRATAIVGELSIRSAEFRRLWARHDVRESVSGTKTFRVPGVGDILLDWDTYPLPGNPGPVMLVYTAPSGPDADRLQLLASLHASRAGQHHP, from the coding sequence ATGAACAGCACGCATCCGTACGCGAGAGAGCTCGGTGACTTCCTCAGAGCCCGGCGCAACCGGCTGCGCCCCCGTGACGTCGGCCTGGAACCCGGTGGGCGGCGCAAGGTCGCCGGGTTACGGCGCGAGGAACTGGCCATGCTGGCCGGGCTGAGCACCGACTACTACCAGCGGATGGAACAGGGCCGGGAAGTACGGCCGTCCGACGACGTGCTGGACTCGCTCGCCTCCGCGCTCGCCCTCGACGAGGAGGAACGCCGCCACCTGTTCACCCTGGCCCGCGCCGCCCGCAAGCCGGTGCCCGCGACGGCCGGCCGCACACCCGAGCGGGTCCCGTCGAGCACCAGCCGGATGCTGCGGGCCCTGCACACCCCGGCGGTCGTGCTCAGCCGCCATCTGGACGTGCTGGACTGGAACCCGATGGCCGAGGCGCTGCTCGGCAGCCCGGCCGACTACCCGCCGGACCGTCTCAACATGCTGCTGCTGATGTTCGAGGACACCCTGACCGGCGACCGCGGTTGCCCGGACTGGGAGCGGCAGGCCCTGGAGTACATCGGCATGATGCGGACCGCCGTCGCCACTGACCCCACCCACCCGCGAGCCACCGCGATCGTCGGCGAGTTGTCGATCCGCAGCGCCGAGTTCCGCCGCCTGTGGGCCCGGCACGATGTCCGCGAGTCGGTGAGCGGCACGAAGACGTTCCGGGTCCCCGGCGTCGGCGACATCCTCCTGGACTGGGACACCTACCCGCTGCCGGGCAACCCGGGCCCGGTGATGCTGGTCTACACCGCCCCGTCCGGCCCCGACGCCGACCGTCTCCAACTCCTCGCCTCACTGCACGCCTCCCGAGCCGGTCAGCACCACCCCTGA